The genomic stretch ttgattttgtgttggattttgtgttgggttctcctcaccttctcttgcaaaagggttgatgaactcaatagtatttggttgaatatctacaacctcaccaatacctctcaaagtacctctagcaagtcatctattgtttgtcaaagtcctttcaatctcgtgatcaatgggtaacaagttaccttgtgatcttctagatatgcaaaatatcaaacaacttgaaaataattagaacaaaccttgaggagttttacttccccaaggcaaagaaagacacaactaataacaatctaagaaaatcaaatcaagttaacaccgtccccggcaacggcgccatttttggtccgaCTCACTTGGAgattaattttcggttacttgtcgttaggagcacctagaccaaaataatatttataacttcacaaacaactctactattagtaaagaggcaagtaaaggtcggatcccaaaggacaggtattgatgtaggattttcgattgcaagtagcggtgtctaggggtgtcacgatttggggttgagataagaagatcactaaactaaatagcaataaaagtaaacaagcaagatgattaaaatgagatgtaaacaattgattaaaagcactagggtgtcatggggtcataggggattcatgagaattgatcatacaaacatattctcaaattataagcaagcaattattgttgtgatggattgagttggtttatatcttacaatcctatgaaggtttgggtcccggagccgaatcgattagattgtacaacacctacaagtcgacttaatcctccctactcaactatatgcatggtctaatgggactcgagttggtttatgtcttacaaatctcattgaaaaggtagctgatgggtaaaaaatgcaaggattcacaggctcgcatttcatcaaacataacatgtgcataagttgagatcacaacaagcaagcaaataaattatgaaaacatattaaattaagcatgaatcatcccccatgttggtttttcctaattacccattaaccctagttaaggaaactactcactcattatcaagtttaacatgttaacaaagttgtcaatcatattaacaaagcaaaacatgatgaataaatgaagatgattaacaataattaaaaagggattaagagaattatacctactaatgattccaaaataaagcacgGAATAATAGAAGTagttgatgaatgattggaaggttgtcaatctcccaataataacccaaataatcttcaattacccaaaataaaagatgaacaaaagggaaattaaggaaatgagatttgtattaatatttgattagaagttaattacaagattaagaagagattagaatgatataaactacactaaagattgataagaagaacatgattaatctaattagactaatggggtatttatagtggggattaggtacacaaattagggtttactaagggcttaaatgacgattaagtccttgaggaatcgctcctctcagaaaagatgcgagtctcctttttgccggtctttcataaatatgcgcatctttcatggagggaagaagaagACGTAAGGGGCTATAagacaatccgggcgtccaaggggtcgggacgagcggattcttcaatttgagacgagcgtcttgatgGCTGGATGAGCGGATTGGGGCGTGGTTGGAAGGGCGTccctatggcaaagacgctcggattcctccagtCTTGGATGGGCGTCTTTCtatgctggacgagcggattccgtcacagcttttcttttcttcttttcttcctctcttcttccaataatcctccgggatttagtcggggatgcaagggtttcttcatcattgcccatctactataatatgtacaaaggccttctagtcttgtcttctctttgatgcttggtcattaaattcgatcaatttagctctattttgccatgaaaatgcgaggtttgcactcctctcctaccaaggaaacaaaacctcaaagaatatgcaaaacaaaggactaaagatagtaaatgacccaaatatgcactaaaaagcataggaacgaggctaattcggggactaaatatgctcaaataatggtcacatcataagtcaagtgatttaatgcacgatgacggtaacaaacaatgtgtaaggctcgtattttcaatcggtaggtcaaAAATACGTGTCGTTTATTGGCTCgagaagtcgaggtctagaattttaaagGAGAAAAGATGGGGCGAACTCtcacgtaccttcaaatggtggcgtttgagaggtatttatagaggattgtgtggttgtATGCGTTTTGGGCGACGTAGCCATATAGGCTggttgaagaggcgcgagcatgtccgcgggtcttcgagttgtcttgtcactatcacacatttggatttgtggtttgttctatcctaggttttgtatgacatgattgttgtacttgaccatcaagtataccgtgtatacttagcatggaagaATTGTGGGGTTTGTtatttgtgtttgactcggtttgactcgttgttggagtcgggatttgaattttgagtcggtttttggtccggtgtcggttttgactctagttagtgccattgtgaccccgtcgtcgtgcataaaacactccatgtatttttgaaatattttgaaaatgttttcgtTTTTGAAATTgctttttgagttttccgacgcatAGTTATACAAACTATCGATCAAACGTAGTGATTCctaaacatgttgtagtccgataatcgttgggtgtttgttggggattccagagataccgggtatctactaAGTCCAAACTTGGAAGCCAGAAGAAGATAGCGATCTTTGGAGAACGGTTtagtgatgagtcataattatatgattttcgtgctagtttatattaattacatgccttttatgctagaatgtcgatacttccgctattcagtgtttaatgcaggaatgatgcatttatggagcaagggaatgaaatgagcaccgcggagtgggcatgaaggaataaacggagcatggcacgggaatctagaagaataaaggaagagaggtgaagaagacaacacgaagaaaacaGCTGAAATAAGGAGAGTCCTCGATCAAGCCCAAGCAGACTCGATCAACTgagaatgtactcgatcgagtgcactcaGGCTCAATTGAGTACACACTAGTTTCAGGGTTTTTCCataatttccttaagtcggttatgttttactataaataccgtATTCGTACCCTATATTAtttttacgctttattttacctaGCTACGTATAATTTACCCTAGaaactctctaaaaactcttaatTTAGTTTATCGCTCTTATTTTCGGATCTAGCACTCTCTATTATggtattattgttaatctttcctttattattaatcattcatttattgttcatcttttatacttttaattatgtcttatattattgttgttgttattctttctattatgcgtagctaaacttctaatctagggtgaatggggatGTAGGTTGTTAAAAGGgggattaattaatgaattgatagttaaattgcttatttgttgttgtttagtttattgttcttcatctagttagttaattactggccagggttaattgactagaatagcgaattgagactttcaccgaccgggttagaatcaatataggctgcgataactgaatagagataatttaatgatagcgacagcatgttaaattagacctaaaggaatattgaatcgaccgatcatataaccttaaacaactGATGTGTCCATTCTACATAGGATTTTACCCCTTAATTTAGCTCGGTTTTACTTGTTATTGCACTTTAATTAGTGTTtttgtgagctaatcttgtgttctaggtgtgttGCTTGTATTTGTTGTATTTTTTAGGAATTGAGCATTCGGTAGCTTATTCCCGTCATTTTGGCAAACACCGgagttcactaagctaagtggAAGCAAGACTTAAGCATGATGACAAATAAAAGTTGGAGCCCAAATAAAGTTAAGAAGTGAAGCCAATAAGAAGAAAAGTCCAAGTAACAAGTTTTAGAGATGCTCTTTGGATGCTCTTAAGACGTGTTACTAAACAATTAACCTGGTGAATTAAGATGGGATTAATGGCTCACATTGTATCCCCTTGTCATTTAatcaagaattgaagagaaaaacCGGAAAcgtcacgaccccgatcggggtggccaggccccgatcggggttaccttGCTCTATGAATTTTACGTTATGTccctattttactataaataggggccttaatccgtcattataGGATATTTTTGTACACTCTCTTACACCTTTTATATAGCCTTAAGCACAAATACTCTCTAATTTTCATTAGTTAAACATTTGATTCTAAGTAATACAATCTTTCCTTTCAAGTTTATTTGGGGTTTCATATTATGTTCTCAATGCTCAAGTTCCAAGTTCTTTATTTCGGTAATATCGATTATAGTTTATTTCGTCTTTGCATTTTCCATTATCGTTGTTTTATAATTTACATTTTAGTTATTAGCATTTCATATTAGTTTGTTATTCCATATTATTATCAAGTTGTTATCATCACTAGTTTATCATTAGCATTTCTATTTACATTACTCGTCTTAGAAATTTCACTTATTTCATATGTTATCAATATTTAGTTTATTGGTAATTTATAATATTTCATTTAGTTATATtcttatcatgtttattatttcatacatCATTAGTTTTATTTTTATCGTGAGTGAGTAGCTTCATATGTCTagggattagggaagccatgcaaagATAATTCTTATAGTTGTTAGAATTGGTATGCTATAATATCAAtacattgtttctatcacatgtttgctttgttttgatTAATTATTGTTTAGTGGCCATAAGCATTGGTTaggtttgttaattcgttctataagtcgagaggcacggaattggattagactaaacatgtgttagTAGAACGACCTAGAcataacgagagttctctaggacccgatctatggttgacaataaggccgagaggtagttGTCACGAGACCTATACAATTGTTGTTATTAAGAATTCTTAGTTTGATAAAAAAAACGAGATTCATCTTAAAAAAtgaagagatagagagagaaaaagctctaaaattcacaaaaccctaaaacccATAAAAATATCTTAAACCCTAAATATCAAAAACATGTCAATCGATTGTTCAAATGTTGAACAATTTCCCCCTCTGATCTCTGGTAATACTAAATCGAAAAGTCCTAAATCAGTTACTAATAAGGTTGTGTCGTCCTCTGAGGTGTCGTCTGTCCCTGTCTTGGTGGTTGGGGGTCCGTCAGATGAGGATACTCAGAAAACAAAGAGTGTGAATTCGATTGTTGGTGTTCAACCCTATGACTTGGATTCAATTCAACCTGATGATCAGGATTGGGTGGTTCAGCGtaagaggaaagggaagaatcAGTTGGAAGTTATTGAGGAAGAACCTGATGCTCTGTTACGGTTCTCCTCAGATGTCAAGGAGGAAATTGAGTACTGGACAAATTCGGTGTACTGCTTCATATTGAGTGCTAATCCGCCAGTAGAAGTGGTTGATGGTTTTATCAGGAGAATCTGGGCTCATCTTCCACTTGATAAGGTATCCTTCCTTCCGAATGGGGTATTTTTGGTGAGATTTGCCACTAGTACTGCCAAAGATCGTGTCTTGCAGCAAGGGCACTTCTTGTTCGACAATAAGCCACTTATTGTTCGTCCATGGAGTCCTGATGTTGATCTAGTGAAGGAGGATGTCAAGGAGGTTCCAGTTTGGGTGAGATTAGAACAGCTTCCTCTGAAATTTTGGGGGAAGTGTCTTCCCAGGATTGCAGGCTTATTGGGGAAATTTATTCAATGTGATGTGGCTACTAAGGATAAGACCCGACTTGGATTTGCCCGAGTCATGGTGAAGGTTCCTTTTGGTCAAGCTATCCCTGATAAGATTAAATTCTTAGATGAAGATGGTCATGTGGTTGTTATTAATGTTGTATCTGAATGGAAACCACTCCTCTGTACTTCGTGTAAAGGAGTTGGACATGCTACTGCTAACTGCAGAAAGATGAAACAACCGCAGGCTCCTAAAACTAAGGCTCCAAAAGAGGTTGTTAAGCAGTGGAGGCCTAAAGCTCGAAAACCATCTGAGCCTGTAGTTCCACTGCCTACCACTGAGGAGTCAGGACTTATAACTCCAATTGAGAAGCCTAACCAGTTCCAGGTGACATGGGGAAAGAATGGGAAGTATCATGTTGCTCAAACCCCTGCAAAGAGGATTATTCAGTTCAGTAGACAGGAGTTGTTGGATAAAGGTTATAGTTCTATCAATTTTGGTAAGGACACCTTCCTTGAATCTCTTAACACTGCTACTCCTactgttggaattggtgtggtctCGGTAAATGGTAACGCATTACCTCCTTCTGGGGGTAATGTATaattttggattttggaacattAGGGGACTGAATAGCCCAATTAAGCAGAATACTATCAAATGGTTTTTACACCATCATCAAATTGGGTTTtttggtctccttgagacaaaggtgcCTTTGTCTCTAAATAGTGTGAGAAATAATCTTTATGCTACTTGGTGTGTCTCTACTAATACTTCTTATCACAAAGGGGGTCGTGTGTGGGTTCTTTGGCAGCCTTCTATGTTTTCTGTTAATTTTGTAGACTATTCTGCACAATCTATTCACATGGAGGTCAAGGATTTAAGCACTGGTTTTCAGTTTAAGTGTACTATGGTGTATGCCTTTAATGACTTGAATGAAAGGAAGGCACTATGGTCTAAACTTTGTGCTTATAATAAAGAAATTAAGGGACCTTGGGTTATATGTGGTGATTTCAATACTGTCTTGGTTCCCTCTGAAAGATTAGGAGGTAATTCTACTTATGAGGAAATGGATGATTTTCAACAGTGTGTAGCTGAGTGTGGGGTTACATATTGTTCTGCCATTGGTTCTTTGTATACATGGTCTAATAAAAAAGAACCTTCCTCTAGAGTTTTTAGCAGACTGGATAGAGTCTTGGTGAATGATGCTTGGATTAGGAGTAATGATAATATCTATGCTCATTTTTATATTGAAGGAGTTTTTGATCACACCCCTTGTGTGATTCAAGAACACAGTAATACTGCTAAACCAAGGAGAAGCTTTAAATATTACAACATGTGGAGTAAAGTAGAGGACTTTAAGGAATGTGTGAACCAGGTTTGGGATTCTGACTGGAATGGTACTTTgatgtttcagttggtcaagaAACTGAAGTCCTTAAAATGGCCTCTGAAACAGCTTAATAAGGATAACTTTGATGATATTGTCAATAATACAGCTAGGGCTAAAATGAATCTTGAGTTCATTCAATTGAAACTCAGGGATGATCCTTCTAATGTTGCACTTATTGTTCAAGAGATGGAGGCAAATAGTAGTGTAAGGTTCCTGGAGTCTGCTTGCTCTGAGTTTCTGTTGCAAAAATCCAAGGCCATCTGGGTTGACAATGGTGGTGACAACACGAAGTATTTTCATAGTTTTATTAAGGGAAGGCAGATCAGGAATAAGGTTATTAAGATAGAGGATACTCAAGGGGTTCAGTGTGATGATCCTCAGCAAATTCAGGAAACTTTCTTGAGTTTTTATTTAATCTGTTGGGTACCTCTGAGAAGATTCTGAATATTAGTCACAAGGTGGTCAAGATGGGGAAGGTGTGCTCAGCTGGGCATAAGCAGTTGCTGTTGAGCCCTGTGACTAATGAAGAAATTAAGAAGGCTATGTTTTCTATTCCTAACCATAAGGCTGCAGGTCCTGATGGTTATTGTAGTGCTTTCTTTAAAGATGCTTGGGATGATGTGGGAGATTCAGTTTGTCTTGCTATTAAGGACTTTTTCCAGACGGGTAAACTTTTTAAACAATTAAACCATACCCTCATTTCTCTCATTCCTAAGTGTGCAATGCCTCAAAATGTTACTCAATTCCGTCCAATTTCTTGTTGCAATGTTGTTTACAAGTGTATTTCTAAGCTTATTGCAATAGATTGTCTGGGGTGTTGCCTGAGTTGATCAGTGATAGTCAAGGAGGTTTCATTAAGGGTAGGAGCATTGTTGAAAACATTCTTATTTGCCAGGACATAGTCAGGTTATATAATAGGAAGTCAGTCTCTTCTAGGTTCTTGATGAAAGTTGATCTGAAGAAAGCATATGATTCAGTCAGCTGGGAATTTTTAGAGAAGATGCTGGTTTCTTTAGAGTTCCCTACCCATTTTATCTCCTTGATAATGGAGTGTGTAAGAACTGCAAGTTACTCCTTGGTCCTGAAtggagatatttttggttttttttaatgGTAAGAAAGGGTTAAGGCAAGGAGATCCTTTGTCTCTCCTCTTGTTTACTATCTCTATGGAGTACTTGAGTAGAGTATTGGGTTATGTTACTGAAAATATGGGATTCAAATATCACCCTATGTGTAGAAAAATCAAATTGTCACAtctaatgtttgcagatgacttaCTAGCAAAGGTGATGTGGGTTCTATCATGGTGCTGCTTAGAGCTTTTGCTAATTTCTCCCGGGCTTCTGGTTTACATATGAGCCCTCCCAAGACTAATGCTTATTTTAATGGGGTGTCTGTTGGAGTTAAGGAGGACATATTGCTTGCCACTGGAATTCAAGAAGGCCAACTCCCATTTAAGTATCTAGGAGTGCCTATTACTGCTGGCAGGTTAACAAAAGCTCAAGGCCAAATCCTAGTTGAGAAGATTACTGCAAGAATAGCAAGCTTTGGATCCAGACACTTATCTTATTCTGGGAGGTTGGTACTTGTTAATTCAGTATTGACTTCCTTATATACCTATTGGATGAGCATCTTTGTTATTCCTAAGAGTGTGCTGCATAGGTTGAACTCCATCTGTCGAAATTATTTGTGGGATGGTAGTGTTGATCACCTTAGAGTACCCTCTGTTAGTTGGGCAAAGATTTGTTCCCCAATATTGAATTTTGTCCGGCCACGTAACGGTCACATTCAATCCCATTAATTGCCCTCATTAACATACTAATAAATCactattaatttgttattaaaatgtgatttaatCCTCCTTATAACTCCCATATGTGGATATATATAAGTTGAGGAAATTGATGTGAATGGTATGTATCGTACACACAAAAATACACATACAAACATACTTTTCTAGTTGCTAAGTCCACCATCAATATGGGACTTGGGATTTGGGGCGTGGACATATTCCGGGACTCTAGTAGCCGCCGGAGGTACGAATATATGGTAGTGGGCAGTTAGCGAGCACAACGATCCGATCGCTTCCGCATAAAGGTTAGTCCTTGTTATCctacagtggtatcagagcgaatgTATTTTGCTACTGTCCCTCCATTTCATCTCTAGTCTTTGTAGATACGGAGTacaatttgttttttttatatattctGTCAAATGCATCAAAATGGGATTAGaaattatttattgtttcatTTTATCCCATTGACTATTAGATAATGACAAAAAGGCATACAGTAGTAATTTGTTTCCTATTGATGTTGAGAGTTGAGACCCACCCTTTGTCCTTTTTTTTCCTATCTCCAGTCACTTGTTTATGGGTAGTTGGGTATACAATCGGATTAAACTGTTGTATTTCCCTACCTGATAAATGATAATGGTCTATGTGACTGTTGTCTTGATCCTTTAAACAAATGTGCTTTCTGTGTGAAGGCATAAATTATGGGTATTATACTTTGTGTATTatacaaattcaacaaaatccaaTTAGTTCATGTTCTTTAGTCAGTGTGGCCAAATTCAGTATCCTGGCAAACCGTGCTTTCGAAGCCGGGTTCATCCAAATACGTCATCCTTTGTGTGAGTGTTGACGAAGAGGGTAACGACACGTAACCGTAAAGATCGTTTATCGATCTCTACTCCGATAGCTTAACGTTA from Silene latifolia isolate original U9 population chromosome 5, ASM4854445v1, whole genome shotgun sequence encodes the following:
- the LOC141655516 gene encoding uncharacterized protein LOC141655516, producing the protein MSIDCSNVEQFPPLISGNTKSKSPKSVTNKVVSSSEVSSVPVLVVGGPSDEDTQKTKSVNSIVGVQPYDLDSIQPDDQDWVVQRKRKGKNQLEVIEEEPDALLRFSSDVKEEIEYWTNSVYCFILSANPPVEVVDGFIRRIWAHLPLDKVSFLPNGVFLVRFATSTAKDRVLQQGHFLFDNKPLIVRPWSPDVDLVKEDVKEVPVWVRLEQLPLKFWGKCLPRIAGLLGKFIQCDVATKDKTRLGFARVMVKVPFGQAIPDKIKFLDEDGHVVVINVVSEWKPLLCTSCKGVGHATANCRKMKQPQAPKTKAPKEVVKQWRPKARKPSEPVVPLPTTEESGLITPIEKPNQFQVTWGKNGKYHVAQTPAKRIIQFSRQELLDKGYSSINFGKDTFLESLNTATPTVGIGVVSVNGNALPPSGDYSAQSIHMEVKDLSTGFQFKCTMVYAFNDLNERKALWSKLCAYNKEIKGPWVICGDFNTVLVPSERLGGNSTYEEMDDFQQCVAECGVTYCSAIGSLYTWSNKKEPSSRVFSRLDRVLVNDAWIRSNDNIYAHFYIEGVFDHTPCVIQEHSNTAKPRRSFKYYNMWSKVEDFKECVNQVWDSDWNGTLMFQLVKKLKSLKWPLKQLNKDNFDDIVNNTARAKMNLEFIQLKLRDDPSNVALIVQEMEANSSVRFLESACSEFLLQKSKAIWVDNGGDNTKYFHSFIKGRQIRNKVIKIEDTQGVQCDDPQQIQETFLSFYLICWVPLRRF